One region of Pogona vitticeps strain Pit_001003342236 chromosome 1, PviZW2.1, whole genome shotgun sequence genomic DNA includes:
- the LMO2 gene encoding rhombotin-2, with product MSSAIERKSLEPSEEPVDEVLQIPPSLLTCGGCQQNIGDRYFLKAIDQYWHEDCLSCDLCGCRLGEVGRRLYYKLGRKLCRRDYLRLFGQDGLCASCDKRIRAYEMTMRVKDKVYHLECFKCAACQKHFCVGDRYLLINSDIVCEQDIYEWTKINGMM from the exons ATGTCATCAGCCATCGAAAGGAAAAGCCTCGAGCCCTCCGA GGAGCCGGTGGACGAGGTGCTCCAAATACCTCCTTCCCTATTAACATGCGGAGGGTGCCAACAGAATATCGGGGACCGTTATTTCCTCAAAGCAATTGATCAGTACTGGCATGAAGACTGCCTCAGTTGTGACTTGTGTGGCTGTAGGCTTGGAGAAGTGGGAAGACGACTGTATTATAAACTGGGCCGAAAACTCTGTCGAAGAGACTATCTCAG GCTTTTTGGCCAAGATGgcctctgtgcctcctgtgacAAGCGAATCCGGGCCTACGAGATGACTATGCGAGTAAAGGACAAAGTGTACCACCTGGAATGCTTCAAGTGTGCAGCCTGCCAGAAACACTTCTGTGTCGGTGACAGATATCTTCTCATCAACTCAGACATAGTGTGTGAGCAGGACATCTATGAGTGGACTAAGATCAATGGGATGATGTAG